A window of the Fusarium poae strain DAOMC 252244 chromosome 3, whole genome shotgun sequence genome harbors these coding sequences:
- a CDS encoding hypothetical protein (BUSCO:8085at5125), whose translation MEARKIVESVQGIYGGQITNGTLRLTDFHLVFCAPVDQSGNPPDPSQKPKVRERWIPFPMLCHCAFRPVPPGSRQAPSIRLRCRDFTFVTFNFTDSEIARDTFDFIKSRTCKLGTVEKLYAFNHKPLKHEREVGGWSFYNPKAEFRRQGISEKLPDRGWRITHINKDYTFCDTYPAFLVVPTQISDNVLKYAKEFRSRNRVPALSYIHPINNCTITRSSQPLSGITRKTNVQDEKLVAASFNALLPPGSEDTTPFSSQADVSFASSTTEPELSETERYEDELISKSAAVYDASGKRQVYGAQQTNLIVDARPTINAMVNQVQGMGSENMDKYKFARKIFLSIENIHVMRSSLNKVVDALKDADISPLPPNRELLHQSNWLRHIHNVLDGSAIIARQIGINHSHVLIHCSDGWDRTSQLSALAQIMLDPYYRTIEGFIVLVEKDWLSFGHMFRLRSGHLNHEDWFNVQKDAFAGSKVQPGENDGRNDAFQNVLSGAKRFFNQNKDDPDLAAVVETAPGKVVDDEATSPKMVSPVFHQFLDCTYQLLRQNSSRFQFNERFLRRLLYHLYSCQYGTFLFNSEKQRKDARAAERTSSVWDYFLCRRAEFTNPDYDASIDDHVKGQERILLPRLKDIRWWHQVFGRTEDEMNGGLNAAAAAETDRQTAISNLQYPSVIQADADPRSSTSSSKSGPPSVLSGVETAHEILTPETRHAPIERSASAEPNSNAFAAIRDGIAGLNLGKGMLGPLTGNGESASSSNPAPAPTRSDQELREMA comes from the exons ATGGAGGCCCGCAAG ATTGTCGAGAGTGTTCAGGGTATCTACGGTGGCCAAATTACAAATGGCACTTTGCGACTGACTGACTTCCATTTGGTGTTCTGCGCCCCCGTTGATCAATCTGGAAACCCTCCAGACCCTTCACAGAAACCAAAAGTTCGAGAAAGATGGATTCCATTCCCAATGCTGTGCCACTGCGCATTCCGGCCAGTCCCACCTGGGTCACGCCAAGCTCCGTCGATTCGATTACGATGCCGTGACTTTACGTTTGTGACATTCAACTTCACCGACAGTGAGATCGCCCGCGATACGTTCGATTTCATCAAATCTCGAACCTGCAAGCTTGGGACGGTCGAAAAGCTATACGCGTTTAATCACAAACCCCTGAAGCATGAGCGGGAAGTTGGAGGCTGGTCATTCTACAATCCAAAAGCCGAGTTTAGGCGACAGGGAATTAGTGAGAAGCTACCTGACAGAGGCTGGAGGATCACGCACATTAATAAGGATTACACCTTTTGCGACACATATCCTGCATTTTTGGTCGTTCCGACCCAAATTTCCGACAACGTTCTCAAATATGCGAAGGAGTTCCGTTCGAGAAATCGTGTCCCAGCACTGTCGTACATTCATCCTATCAACAACTGCACCATTACTCGAAGCTCTCAACCTCTTTCTGGGATAACAAGAAAGACGAATGTACAAGACGAGAAACTAGTGGCGGCATCTTTTAACGCTCTCTTGCCGCCCGGGTCCGAAGACACCACTCCCTTTTCGAGTCAAGCCGATGTATCTTTTGCAAGCTCAACAACAGAGCCAGAACTCTCCGAGACAGAACGTTATGAAGACGAGCTTATTTCAAAATCAGCTGCAGTGTATGATGCTTCTGGTAAGCGTCAGGTATACGGTGCCCAGCAGACTAATTTGATTGTGGACGCTCGTCCAACTATAAACGCCATGGTGAATCAAGTTCAGGGAATGGGCTCAGAAAATATGGACAAGTACAAGTTTGCACGAAAGATATTCCTTAGTATTGAGAATATTCACGTTATGCGAAGTTCTCTCAATAAGGTCGTCGACGCCCTTAAAGATGCCGATATTTCGCCTCTGCCACCAAACAGAGAGCTGCTCCATCAAAGTAATTGGCTGCGACATATTCACAATGTTCTGGATGGGTCAGCTATCATTGCTAGGCAGATTGGCATCAACCACTCCCATGTTCTCATACACTGCTCTGATGGCTGGGATCGCACAAGTCAGCTCAGTGCGTTGGCTCAAATCATGCTAGACCCTTACTACCGCACTATTGAGGGAttcatcgtcctcgtcgaGAAGGACTGGCTCTCTTTTGGGCACATGTTTAGACTACGATCTGGTCATTTGAACCACGAAGACTGGTTCAATGTGCAAAAGGATGCTTTTGCAGGTTCCAAGGTGCAGCCTGGAGAGAATGACGGCCGAAACGATGCTTTCCAGAATGTTCTGAGTGGTGCAAAGCGCTTTTTCAATCAAAATAAAGACGACCCAGACTTAGCTGCAGTTGTCGAAACAGCACCCGGAAAGGTTGTTGACGACGAAGCAACATCCCCAAAGATGGTCAGCCCTGTTTTCCACCAGTTCCTTGACTGCACCTATCAGCTTCTGCGCCAAAACAGCTCCCGGTTCCAATTTAACGAACGCTTTTTGCGTCGTCTTTTATATCACCTCTACTCGTGTCAATACGGTACTTTCCTTTTCAATTCCGAGAAGCAAAGAAAAGACGCCCGAGCTGCGGAGCGCACGTCCTCAGTTTGGGACTATTTCCTCTGTCGACGGGCTGAATTCACAAACCCGGATTATGATGCCAGTATTGACGACCATGTAAAAGGTCAGGAGAGGATTCTTCTACCGCGGCTTAAGGATATTAGATGGTGGCACCAGGTATTTGGAAGGACTGAGGATGAAATGAATGGTGGTCTGAATGCTGCAGCGGCAGCCGAAACAGATCGTCAAACCGCCATATCGAATCTTCAGTACCCTAGCGTCATTCAAGCCGATGCTGATCCCAGATCATCGACTTCGAGTTCCAAATCAGGGCCCCCGTCGGTTCTTTCCGGAGTCGAAACAGCGCACGAGATACTGACGCCAGAAACACGACATGCACCGATCGAACGAAGCGCATCTGCTGAGCCTAACAGCAACGCTTTTGCCGCTATTCGGGATGGCATCGCAGGTCTTAATCTAGGCAAAGGGATGCTTGGACCACTTACTGGCAACGGCGAGTCTGCCTCGTCTTCAAATCCAGCTCCCGCACCCACTCGTAGCGATCAGGAGCTACGTGAGATGGCGTAG
- a CDS encoding hypothetical protein (TransMembrane:9 (o6-26i51-72o78-97i104-123o135-160i172-192o212-229i241-261o273-291i)~BUSCO:29996at5125), with protein sequence MIEDKYIGLALAMTSALAIGTSFVITKKGLIQAEERHGFEGDGYVYLKNPLWWAGIATLALGEICNFAAYAFAPAILVTPLGALSVLIGAVLGSYFLKEELGTLGKLGSAICLIGAVIIVLHAPPDEEIETVDEILHLAIQPGFLLYAFAVVGFAVFMIYRIAPRYGKKNALIYLSICSTVGSISVMSVKAFGIALKLTFAGHNQFSHPSTYVFMILTAVCILTQMNYFNKALANFPTNIVNPLYYVTFTTATLCASFILFTGFNTNDPVNTLSLLCGFLVTFTGVYLLNLSRGDPHGQRLSAGRGGSDATGTDMVSGLQTRLSMQARRSGDPSRHSISSQRGDREGLIRAYDEEEAAGFALTDLADDSDDSDDDLRRTNGNGNGKATYDNSIELDNRHKSGDR encoded by the exons ATGATTGAAGACAA GTATATTGGTCTGGCTCTCGCCATGACATCGGCACTCGCCATTG GAACAAGTTTTGTTATCACAAAAAAG GGATTGATCCAAGCAGAAGAGCGACATGGCTTTGAAGGCGACGGGTATGTGTATCTCAAGAATCCCTTGTGGTGGGCAGGTATCGCAACTC TTGCTCTCGGAGAAATTTGCAACTTTGCCGCATACGCTTTCGCCCCTGCTATTCTCGTCACTCCCCTTGGAGCTCTCAGTGTGCTCATTGGTGCCGTTCTCGGCTCTTATTTCCTCAAAGAAGAACTTGGTACTCTGGGCAAGCTGGGCAGTGCTATATGCCTGATTGGCGCCGTTATCATTGTGCTCCACGCGCCTCCAGATGAAGAGATTGAGACCGTCGACGAGATTCTGCATTTGGCCATTCAGCCAG GTTTCCTTCTCTACGCCTTCGCCGTCGTTGGTTTCGCCGTCTTTATGATTTACAGAATTGCCCCCAGATATGGCAAGAAGAACGCTCTCATTTACCTTTCCATTTGTTCTACCGTTGGATCCATCTCCGTCATGTCTGTCAAGGCTTTTGGTATTGCGCTCAAGCTCACCTTTGCTGGCCACAACCAGTTCAGCCACCCCTCAACTTATGTTTTCATGATCTTGACTGCCGTCTGCATTCTGACCCAAATGAATTACTTCAACAAAGCTCTAGCCAATTTTCCAACCAACAT CGTCAACCCCCTATACTACGTTACCTTTACGACAGCGACCCTTTGCGCTTCTTTCATCCTTTTCACCGGATTCAACACAAACGACCCTGTCAACACTCTCTCTTTGCTCTGCGGATTCTTAGTCACCTTCACTGGTGTCTATCTCCTAAACCTGTCGAGAGGCGACCCCCATGGTCAAAGACTAAGCGCAGGTCGAGGAGGAAGCGACGCTACCGGCACCGATATGGTTTCTGGTTTACAAACTCGTTTAAGCATGCAAGCTCGAAGAAGCGGCGACCCTTCCCGACACAGCATCAGCAGCCAGCGAGGAGATCGCGAGGGTCTGATTCGGGCGtacgatgaagaggaagctgCTGGTTTCGCTCTGACCGACCTAGCTGACGACAGCGACGACAGCGATGACGACCTGCGACGTACCAATGGCAATGGCAACGGCAAGGCAACTTACGACAACAGCATCGAACTCGACAATCGCCACAAATCAGGCGACCGATGA
- the RPS3 gene encoding 40S ribosomal protein S3 (BUSCO:43955at5125) — MAHPGSQISKRRKFVADGVFYAELNEFFQRELAEEGYSGVEVRVTPTVTDIIIRATHTQEVLGEQGRRIRELTSLIQKRFKFPENSVSLYAAKVQNRGLSAVAQCESLRYKLLNGLAVRRACYGVLRFIMESGAKGCEVVVSGKLRAARAKSMKFTDGFMIHSGQPAKDFIDHATRHVLLRQGVLGIKVKIMRGSDPEGKAGPQKTLPDAVTIIEPKEEQAVLQPVSQDYGAKAAQAAQAAQDARVAEEEGGEEVQAVEQ; from the exons ATGGCTCACCCCGGATCTCAGAT TTCCAAGAGGAGAAAGTTCGTCGCTGACGGTGTCTTCTACGCCGAGCTCAACGAGTTCTTCCAGCGCGAGCTCGCTGAGGAGGGTTACTCCGGCGTCGAGGTCCGCGTTACCCCCACCGTTACCGACATCATCATCCGAGCCACCCACACCCAGGAGGTTCTCGGCGAGCAGGGCCGCCGCATTCGTGAGCTCACCTCGCTCATCCAGAAGCGATTCAAGTTCCCCGAGAACTCCGTGTCCCTCTACGCCGCCAAGGTCCAGAACCGTGGTCTCTCCGCTGTCGCTCAGTGCGAGTCCCTCCGATACAAGCTTCTCAACGGTCTCGCCGTTCGACGTGCCTGCTATGGTGTTCTCCGTTTCATCATGGAGTCTGGTGCCAAGGGTTGTGAGGTTGTTGTCTCTGGTAAGCTCCGTGCTGCCCGTGCCAAGTCCATGAAGTTCACCGACGGCTTCATGATTCACTCTGGTCAGCCCGCCAAGGACTTCATTGACCACGCCACCCGCCACGTCCTTCTCCGACAGGGTGTCCTCGgtatcaaggtcaagatcaTGCGTGGCTCCGACCCCGAGGGCAAGGCTGGTCCCCAGAAGACCCTCCCTGACGCTGTTACCATCATCGAGCCCAAGGAGGAGCAGGCTGTTCTCCAGCCCGTCAGCCAAGACTACGGTGCTAAGGCCGCCCAGGCTGCTCAGGCTGCTCAGGATGCCCGAGTtgctgaggaggagggtgGTGAGGAGGTCCAGGCTGTTGAGCAATAG